One segment of Scyliorhinus torazame isolate Kashiwa2021f chromosome 14, sScyTor2.1, whole genome shotgun sequence DNA contains the following:
- the LOC140390240 gene encoding uncharacterized protein codes for MHSCTVSHINPQSPHCIIHQSPKHSHTISHINSYPNTIFHINSHPYIKPNSYTASHINPHSYTASHINPHSHTASHINPIPTLHSTSICISTLHPTSIPIPTLYPTSIPIPTLHPTLSYIPIPYPTSIPIPTLYPTSSPIPTVHPTSSTFSKLYPTFIFIPQTASLIDPIPTLYPSFIPIPTLYQTLIPIPTLHRTSSPIPTPYPTSIPIHPTSSPIPILHPTLIPFPPCIPHQAPFPHHIPHQFLSQHCIPHQPHSHPAPHIKSHSHTASHIKPHSHTASHINPIPTQHPTSTPFPSCIPHQAPFPHHIPHQFLSQHCIPHQPHSHPAPHIKSHSHTASHIKPHSHTASHINPIPTQHPTSTPFPSCIPHQAPFPHHIPHQFLSQHCIPHQVPFPHCSPHQAPLPHCIPHQAPFPHSIPHQAPFPPCIPHQALFSH; via the coding sequence ATGCATTCCTGTACTGTATCCCATATTAATCCCCAATCCCCACATTGTATCATACATCAATCCCCAAAACATTCCCATACCATATCCCACATCAATTCCTATCCCAACACCATATTCCATATCAATTCCCATCCCTATATCAAGCCCAATTCCTACACTGCATCCCACATCAATCCCCATTCCTACACTGCATCCCacatcaatccccattcccacactgcATCCcacatcaatcccattcccaccctGCATTCCACATCAATCTGCATTTCAACCCTGCATCCCACATCAATCCCCATCCCCACATTGTATCCCacatcaatccccattcccaccctgcaTCCCACATTAAGCTACATTCCCATACCATATCCCACATCAATTCCCATCCCAACACTGTATCCCACATCAAGCCCCATTCCCACAGTGCATCCCACATCATCCACATTCTCTAAACTGTATCCCACATTTATCTTCATTCCCCAAACTGCATCGCTCATTGACCCCATTCCTACACTGTATCCCTCAtttatccccattcccacattgtaTCAGacattaatccccattcccactctgcATCGTACATCAAGCCCCATTCCCACACCATATCCCACATCAATCCCCATTCATCCCACATCAAGCCCCATTCCCATATTGCATCCCacattaatcccattcccaccCTGCATCCCACATCAAGCCCCATTCCCACACCATATCCCACATCAATTCCTATCCCAACACTGCATCCCACATCAACCCCATTCCCACCCTGCACCCCACATCAAGTCCCATTCCCACACTGCATCCCACATCAAGCCCCATTCCCACACAGCATCCCACATCAACCCCATTCCCACACAGCATCCCACATCAACCCCATTCCCATCCTGCATCCCACATCAAGCCCCATTCCCACACCATATCCCACATCAATTCCTATCCCAACACTGCATCCCACATCAACCCCATTCCCACCCTGCACCCCACATCAAGTCCCATTCCCACACTGCATCCCACATCAAGCCCCATTCCCACACAGCATCCCACATCAACCCCATTCCCACACAGCATCCCACATCAACGCCATTCCCATCCTGCATCCCACATCAAGCCCCATTCCCACACCATATCCCACATCAATTCCTATCCCAACACTGCATCCCACATCAAGTCCCATTCCCACACTGCAGCCCACATCAAGCCCCATTGCCACACTGCATCCCACATCAAGCCCCATTCCCACACAGCATCCCACATCAAGCCCCATTCCCTCCCTGCATCCCACATCAAGCCCTATTCTCACACTGA